The following is a genomic window from Daphnia magna isolate NIES linkage group LG4, ASM2063170v1.1, whole genome shotgun sequence.
TCGCCATCGTGTCGATCGACACTCAAGTCAAACATAACTTTTCGTGTATCGCCCCTTCAAATGTGCATCTCGATTTattcttttcgaattttcctcgtctactttttgttgttgttgaatcgCAAAATTTATACGAAACTGGTGGTGGGGACAaaacttttcattttaaagATACATCAAAGTGATGTCGTAATACTGTGAAGAATATAGTACAGTCACTACGCTATGCACTATTATGGATGATGATGGCTGTCGTTTTCAATCGGTGATCATCCGCCATGCAAATGATCGGTTTCCCTCCCTCtctttttgaacaaaaaaaaaacaagttttatgGTCTGCGTTGATATGGTGATGTGGCTGGAGGTTATTTTGCagaggctttttttttctgaatagaAAACCATCAATTCACGTTTGCCGGACGATTGGCCACGACGAAAAGAAACCAAGcaaaaagactttttttttttctcttttacgtTGTTTAATAGTGAAACAGAAAGTTGAAGGGTTCGATCATAAACGTTTTTACACAGCGCCACCCCATTTCCTTGCTTCTTCGTATCTTTTGCATCGTGAGAGGAGCTCTTTTATTCCATGAAAATGTTGATCTGAAAATCGAAATGCATTCACCACCTAGTAGCATTGTTGCCACGTAAGCAGCAGAATACAAGTCTGAGCCATAAGCATTCTTCATCCACTTTACGATCATTtcctttcgttttcgtttgcttgttgtcatttcatttttctatttcgagaaagagagaagggATTCCTGACGGATTAATGAGGAAGCAAATCATGTCTGGAGGTATAGAGCCACTCATAGAGGGCAACATGTACGTGTCTATacggcacacacacacacataaggGGAGGGCATTTGAGATGTGGCAGTTGACAGCGGGAATGGCATCCGGACGGCTTGGCATATCCTCAACAAGAAAAGTCTTCCCGACTCCGCACGTCTTCTTGTGTTTTCCTGTCGAGTCAAACAGGCAAAACGAAAAATACCAGTTCTGATTTATAATAATTGATTCATTCGTGCCACTGGGGGTGAAGATGAGGCAAcgcagcacacacacacacacacgcacacacaaaagcagaaaaacagttttaaaaatacaCCCCGACATTCGAGAAAATTGGAAACCTGGAAACCATCAAACACAACAACTACTTAACTAAGACTCGAGAAAAATGCAGAACCGAAATTCAGAAaactctttctttcttttttcagacgTGTGCCACAGCAGAGAGACAACGAAATAGCAATTCGATGCACGTCATAGACATTCGTACACTGCACTCGGGAATGCTGACGGTTGCACGTGTAAAATAATACGAAAGAATCTTTTCCTACCCATCGTTGGGGTATATTGTCTCTACGAGTAAAATCTGTTGGCTAGCAATAAAAACACATGATTCTGACGTGACGTCAAAAACCTGTTTTCATAAATTCATTCCTACGAGACTAGACGATATAGGTTATTCCTCGTTATCTACATTGTGCCGCCATTTGCCCGTGTCCGAATTGTTTCACAATATTATTACGAGCTTTCTGTATACATTAAGATCAAATCATTGTCTAGATTCGGGTTCTGTATGCATAAATCAGCGCAAACAATTTACTGTCCATGTACTGCGTATTTATTCAACGTTTTGTGATTTCAAGGATCGTTATATATACGCACTAGTAGACTTGCTGAGACGGTAACATTTTTGACAGACTAATTGGAATGGATTTTTGTAGAAAGACGACGCCATAATTCGGTCATGTGACGCGTGGCTTGTTTTGAACAGCTTCcaggttttcctttttttccctttcttttttgtcttcttgGGCCGTGTTTATGAATAATAAACTTCCGAGATTTTGCCGGTTAACGAGCTACTTGGAATAACCGGCAAGGgaccccaaaaacaaaaacaaaaaaggcacACGCATAACTACACATTACGGGTGAGTAGAGGCATCAAATTAAACGGTACCGCAAGGATtttcccttctcttttttcttcatttatttcttcctTTGTATTGTTAAAACGTCAACACACTCACATGCTTGCATAATTTTTCATCGCTCTTTATTAGACAACAAAGTACGTGATTCTAAAATATATGTCTTAGATAATAATGtcattgttttattcttttgcaGAATGGAGTCGGGAGGTAATCGTTCGTCTCGTTCAGGACATGGCCCCAAACTTCACATTCCCCAGTCCGATTTAATTTGTAAAACTGGATGTGGATTTTTTGGGAACATCGCGTGGCAAGGCTACTGTTCAAAATGCTATAAAGAATATTTCCTACAGAGACAGCAACATCAAGATGCCTTTGCCGCTTCACCATCTGGTTCGCTGAGCAGAAAGTATGTGTGACGTCACTTGTCACTCTCCAATAAGTtaataatgaaaatattatttgcAGAGTTGAAAGATCAATGAGCGATGCCAGCACGTTTTTCAACAATCCTGAGCAGAACTCATCTACCCTCCCTCGCCATGGCTTTTCCAgatttgaagaaaagaaaagacacaaTCAGGAGATGAGGACGACAGCTGTAAAATCCCTCTTCCGTAAGACACCAACAAAAGGTTTAGGGAGCCCAAAATCTCGGGACAGAAGAGCTCCGAGTCCAGAATCTCATGCATCTATTGTAGAACTGGACCAGTTCCTTCAAACACTACCTCAAAATGCTGCCCATCACGCCTACAGTTTCTTGAGAGTGCAAGCTGATAAATTGGATCGTTTGGTATCTTCGGGTGTCCTCACTCCAATTGAAATATCTGACAGGGTTCACAACATCTACCAACTATTTGATGAAAAGCTGAAAACTCATTCAGGCTTCTTAGGCATGTTATTATTATGGCATCAATCATTTCAACTTTCAAATGTTAATGAACTTTTTGAAACAGATATGACCAGCAGCTCTATGGAATCTCTATTGGATCAAAGCGAGCGCTACTTGACGCGATTGTTGTACAAAAAACTCTTTTGCCCTCCCAACTGCGATGACGAAGAGCGGGATTTGGCCGTTCAGAAGCGTATCCGCAGTTTGAATTGGATATCGGCTCCGCTTCTTGACTGCCGAATTAACGAGCTTGATTCGAAAGTTCGTGACATTCTCGAAAAGGCCATCACGCGTACGTTTTACCCAATTAACCCCAACCCCAAACGTCTAAATTCTAAACGAGTTATTTTTAGATCTCATTGAAATGGACGGTCAAAGAGCACCTCAGGACAAACTAGCTTCTATTATAAATTGCAGCAAGTTGGTCTTTGAAATGCTTGGTTTGTCCAACAGTTCAAATGCCCATCAATCAAAAGCACGCACTCAAGAGTGTAATAATAGCGACCAAGGTCAAACTGGAGAACTAACGGAGAATGACGTGAATGATAAAGAGGAACCACCTTCATCAACCGTTCACAACTCGCAGCCGGTGAGTGCCGACGATTTCCTACCGGCACTCATTTACGTTGTCTTGCGTGCGAATCCGCCACGCATCCATTCCAATCTCAATTTCATCACAAGGTACACGCGATAAGAGTAATCattattttcgtttctttttgctgTGAAAAGACAGTTTTTACGCCAAGCCATTACCTATTATTAGATTTGCCGCCCCTGGTCGATTGCTTCAGGGCGAAGGTGGATACTACTTTACAAACTTGGTATTTTATATTCCATTATTATTCACCTTAATTAGAGCATAATGATTTGCCCTCTTTTCTTGTGCGATTTCCTCCGCCCCCCAGTGTTGCGCGGTGTCCTTTTTAGAAAACCTGACTAGCGATTCACTGGGTTTGTCAAGCGATGAATTCGACCGTTACATGAGTGGCAAGTCcatcccttttgcatcacttcAAGCCGGTGTTATGGTGTCTGAGGTAATTAACAtatttcattgaatttttctATTGATGCCCTGGAAACACTTGTTCATTCCCAGGGGTTGCGGCTCATGTATCAAAATATGTCGACACTGTCGGAGCTCCGACACAAGCAAATTAATCTCCAACAGCAAATACTTGAGCTTAAAAACGACATGGAATCCTTCAACGTAAGATTTTAAGCTGCTGCGTTTATCGTTAGTTTTGTAATCACCGTTGTTTATTACACATTTTTGACACAGGAATGTATGAGCAAAGAAGTGGTCGAATGTTTGCAAATGTTTCCCGTCCAGATTCGGGGTAAACGAGCCCCAATCAAGCCCGATGAGGTGCAGCCCGAAGAGAGCGATACCCTCAAGTTGTTGCCTCCTCCATTACTCCCTCATAaaatcaattctgaatcgCCTCTTCCTCCATTGGTGGAGTCGATATCACCCAATTTAGAGCATCTCGTCCCGGTCAGTGCCGCTGTGGTTGCTCCCGTGGGGCAGCCGTCATCACACAAGCATGCCCGAGTGGCCGACAATCAGCAAGACGGATCAATCCAGGAACTCGATCTGTTCGCTCTTAATGAATTGTCGATAAATTGCTCGTCCTCTGGAGAGCCAAACAATCTGGAGAATGCCGACGATGACCCTTTCAATTCCCTTTCGTTGACTGTTCAAGGCCGGATCATTCCGTGTATTCCCTGCGACAACATTTCCCCCACTGGCCAACAACCTCCACCCACCAACTAACCACTCGAAAAGATCGCaaactcttcttcttttttttttttttttttgcattaaatagttttttttttttcccttttttgtttttcgaattGAAAACAGTTGAAAAGACAAGGAATTTAATTGCGATTCCTATTTGCGAGTTTAACTCTTCGTATTTAAGTAACCTAAAGATTGGAGTGTTGTGCTTTTTCTTAATCTTTTGGGCAGCATAAAGTGAAACGATGATTGCCGGACAGCTTAACATCTGTTTCTTACCCTCTTCTCGTTCTTATTCtagtcttttatttttaaattgctaTCTTACTGCTCTTGTATCCTGCCCGAGTGCTTTGCCAACTGTTTCGCTAATTCCCTACTTTTATGCGAGGAATTTAACGAACGTGTAATGAAACTCGTTGAGTGTTCCAGTTCAAAGCTAAAAAGATGACAGTGAAACTGTCTGAATTTCGTTGAAAAATTCCGGGTTCTTGGCAATGTTTGTTTATCGTGCAGAAGAAATGTTTCAAGAACATGTTAAACATCGAGAGAGTGATCCAATAGAAAATTACGCGTTTGCGCATTCGCTTATTCACTTTAATTTGTGACGAATTATTTAGGTTGAATATTGTTCTTCGTTCTTTTGCCGAGATGACGGACGTATTTTTTCCAAGGTACAGATTGCATTCAATAACAAATCGGCGTTTATGTCTCAGTTTTATTTTAGGGGAAGAACTGGCAAACGAGCTCGATATTCTTTCCTTTGCAGATTTGGAGGATGGTTTTGCAAGGTCTGTAACGATTTTGGCCACTTCAAAGTGGTCGTTTGGTGAGACAGCGTCTCTCAGTTCATCGACATTTTGCATTTGGAAGATTGATGTTTACATAGTTGGAGACTAGCGACATCTGGAATTGCAACGCCATCGTTTAGTTTCATTGGGAACCCATTGGTCTTTCTTCCAGACAACAATCGTGAAATCGACTTCTCCACACGACACTCTTTTGGGCTTTTACTCGTAAGTAAATGATCTGCTTCCATTGTATTGAACAAAGCAAATTTTTGCTTCGTTAACTAATTTTCTTATGTCGAGAGTTTCGTGGGTGAAGCATTTTATTGTTCTTCTAAAAAGAAACGAGTTTCAAGGTACATGTTGAAGTTCAAGACAGGAAATATTCACGAAGCTAAAGCTAGATAGATTGTTAATCTACATTTTTGACGTCCATATTGTTTGTGTGGGAGGGGGAGATCCGTAGTCATCACAAAACAACGTGAAGTTGGAAAGCCTACAGTCGGAGGCAACATCTGACTGTTAGTTTAAGAGAACTTTTATGTAACGTACGTACGTAAAGTGTCAGTTGATTCAGGATTTTTGTCAAaagtttttaaattctctGAGGAAACATCGAGTAGCGAACCGCATTTTCTGTCTTTCGAGAATGTGATTCGTTGTCACATTGCAATTTGTCATTCAACTGTGATTTCTCGTTCAGCATCTTTGCCAGGCCAAAAAGATCCGTTGGTCTAGCAGTGTCCTTCTCTTCGTTCATTTTAACGTATGCAGCGTTTAGATTCAAATAG
Proteins encoded in this region:
- the LOC116920734 gene encoding rab5 GDP/GTP exchange factor, with the protein product MESGGNRSSRSGHGPKLHIPQSDLICKTGCGFFGNIAWQGYCSKCYKEYFLQRQQHQDAFAASPSGSLSRKVERSMSDASTFFNNPEQNSSTLPRHGFSRFEEKKRHNQEMRTTAVKSLFRKTPTKGLGSPKSRDRRAPSPESHASIVELDQFLQTLPQNAAHHAYSFLRVQADKLDRLVSSGVLTPIEISDRVHNIYQLFDEKLKTHSGFLDMTSSSMESLLDQSERYLTRLLYKKLFCPPNCDDEERDLAVQKRIRSLNWISAPLLDCRINELDSKVRDILEKAITHLIEMDGQRAPQDKLASIINCSKLVFEMLGLSNSSNAHQSKARTQECNNSDQGQTGELTENDVNDKEEPPSSTVHNSQPVSADDFLPALIYVVLRANPPRIHSNLNFITRFAAPGRLLQGEGGYYFTNLCCAVSFLENLTSDSLGLSSDEFDRYMSGKSIPFASLQAGVMVSEGLRLMYQNMSTLSELRHKQINLQQQILELKNDMESFNECMSKEVVECLQMFPVQIRGKRAPIKPDEVQPEESDTLKLLPPPLLPHKINSESPLPPLVESISPNLEHLVPVSAAVVAPVGQPSSHKHARVADNQQDGSIQELDLFALNELSINCSSSGEPNNLENADDDPFNSLSLTVQGRIIPCIPCDNISPTGQQPPPTN